A genomic window from Punica granatum isolate Tunisia-2019 chromosome 2, ASM765513v2, whole genome shotgun sequence includes:
- the LOC116196380 gene encoding protein RMD5 homolog produces MEVSTIRDGFDRVVKKQKLSNSKSQEVIDHVGCEIRDALAKFHSVEDQAFNQKSILSDLKNKLNACGPHSMLEGVQKELNANIGKYMKLLEKYFNPDISKAYRNVDFDFHTVNKILVGHFYRQGLFEIGDCLVNEARNPEATELRSHFWEMHHIVEALRAKDIDPALKWVLAKREKLAVCGSNLELKLHRLQFMEILQRGTRVDALNYARTCLAPLASQKLDEFQKLMACLLWQDRLDSSPYAELTDPTHWAKFTKELTQQFCSLLGQPYESPLTVAVAAGSEGLPTLLKLANVMAAKKTEWQAMKHLPVPVELGKEFQFHSIFVCPVSRDQASEENPPMLLPCGHVLCKQSIMKLSKSSTRTFKCPYCPAEAAVTQCRQLYF; encoded by the coding sequence ATGGAGGTTAGTACAATCAGAGATGGATTCGACCGTGTAGTTAAGAAGCAGAAGCTGTCTAATTCGAAATCGCAAGAAGTAATCGATCACGTCGGGTGTGAGATCAGGGATGCCTTGGCAAAATTCCATTCGGTCGAGGATCAAGCTTTCAATCAGAAATCCATTCTGTCGGATCTTAAGAACAAGCTCAATGCATGTGGTCCGCACAGCATGCTGGAAGGTGTGCAGAAGGAATTGAATGCCAACATCGGCAAGTACATGAAACTCCTCGAGAAATATTTCAATCCTGACATATCAAAGGCATACAGGAACGTCGATTTTGACTTCCACACGGTGAATAAGATACTGGTCGGCCACTTTTATCGGCAAGGATTGTTTGAAATTGGCGATTGCTTGGTGAATGAAGCCAGGAATCCCGAGGCAACTGAGTTGAGATCCCATTTCTGGGAAATGCACCATATCGTGGAGGCATTGAGGGCTAAAGACATCGACCCCGCGCTCAAATGGGTCTTAGCGAAACGCGAGAAGCTTGCTGTCTGCGGATCAAATCTTGAGCTGAAACTCCACAGACTCCAATTCATGGAGATTCTGCAGAGAGGAACCCGAGTTGATGCCTTAAATTATGCCCGAACTTGTCTTGctcctcttgcttcccaaAAGTTGGATGAATTCCAGAAGCTGATGGCTTGCCTCTTGTGGCAAGACCGGCTCGACTCCTCGCCTTATGCCGAGCTGACAGACCCTACCCACTGGGCTAAATTTACAAAGGAGCTGACCCAGCAGTTCTGCAGCCTCTTGGGCCAGCCCTACGAGAGCCCCTTAACCGTGGCTGTTGCAGCTGGATCCGAAGGGCTGCCCACCCTTCTAAAGCTCGCCAATGTGATGGCTGCAAAGAAGACCGAGTGGCAGGCCATGAAGCACTTACCAGTTCCGGTGGAGTTGGGAAAGGAGTTTCAGTTCCACTCGATATTCGTTTGCCCGGTGAGTCGGGATCAAGCCAGTGAAGAGAATCCCCCAATGCTCCTGCCCTGCGGCCACGTCCTTTGCAAGCAGTCGATCATGAAGCTCTCGAAGAGCAGTACACGGACTTTCAAGTGCCCGTACTGCCCAGCTGAGGCTGCGGTCACACAGTGCAGGCAGCTTTACTTCTGA
- the LOC116195302 gene encoding TMV resistance protein N-like, whose protein sequence is MVRFILQTLPGASWAVVLTAIGSVLLSSVYLLRTLFLGRKKPSPVASSIHVDDANLQQESAGPELGQVTALSSRSSSAPADPGQEFEVFLSFRGEDNRKTFTDCLYHSLTEAGIRAFRDNEELHVGEEIGTKLMRSIKQSKICIPIFSKGYASSKWCLKEVTEMVKCMKEATEHLIMPIFLDVTPDEVQHQTGCYAEAFCRHEKKYDLETVQGWRDALKEIVKLKGLELSEVANGNHGEFIKLVVARVLRELKQANLNVSEILVGIDDHVEEVIQLLEVGLKDVRAVGIWGMGGIGKTTLAKVIYNKLLDQFECCCFLNDVREISEKKGLPSLQTKLASDILRGNHEEFANVDRGINVLKKRLRDRKALILLDDVDNISQLKALASDPGWFGPGSRIIFTTREREVLNLFQNCSIYEAELLSEDQALELFSKHAFGDALPSTEFYNLSCGIVKRTGRLPLALEVIGSFLSAYRGCMDIWKDTVEQLKRSEPKMDVLDNLMISYKSLEYKQQQIFLDIACFFSRANVRDLIPMWDDCGFSPTVAIEILQLKSLIKIRDGNTLWMHDQLVDLGRNIVEQENYKEPEQRSRLWRSEEAIDVLIGHQGSSKVEAAAISTYTGRVTFTNECFKNLSKLRVLQLHGVELDGTFLHFLPKLRWFRWLTMSASLPANLHLSYLTSLDLSHGRIDGDSISWSSIKMGKLKILNLSYCWKLKRSPDFSAFPALERLILQSCYLLELVDSSIGLLKALKHVDMRNCRRLRKLPEQLGSLESLTELLIDGTSIYIIPISKGMKKLEILSANNCCFLNGIPESVGSLIKLKRLSLAQCRALTKLPDSVGQLSSLVELNLEGSGVARLPRTLGNLDRLEVLAVGCASMRKVQDNLRGLSNLRRERSHFRRVKSTPAYISSFSHTQKGVGDFFGPYSERSLGSSMLTFLDLSGSVDLKELYLCGDFLKEECLAKLCKLEILVLISVNISTVPKEIGAFSSLEIINISACKELKCLPTLPASLLSLKVIQCPLLERFPNVSNLKKLMELHVHSCFILREIAGLANLISLYSLEIHDCPIAMLDGLENLESLNILSVTSCNVVRLPELSRSKNLWRIYASDNRQLVEIQGLNNLCKVKTVDLSNCTSLGRLPKLSDLESLERLDISNCKAIESLPDLARSQNLTKLELKACEKLCQLDGLEELKCLEELEIIGCNAIESLPDLSRLQRLKTLKIEACEKLSQLSGLGELKSLLELDIRRCISIERLPDLSKPQILSFLNIEACEKLYAFEGLGLKLLYKLVIKDCKAIESLPDLARLQKITKLELKACEKLCQLDGLEELKSLDKLVIKDCKAIESLPDLSRLQGFFALRIEACEKLHRLNGLEELKSLEELDIIGCKAIESLPDLSRLQKLERLELKACEKVCQLDGLEELKSLEELDIIGCNAIESLPDLSRLQRLKTLKIEACEKLSQLSGLGELKSLLELDIRRCISEKLYAFEGLGLESLYKLVIKDCKAIESLPDLSRSQKLAKLELKACEKLCQLDGLEELKSLEELDITGCNAIESLPDLSRSQKLAKLKLIACEKLCQLDGLEELKSLKKLDITGCNAIESLPDLSRSQKLAKLKLIACEKLCQLDGLEELKSLKKLDITGCNAIESLPDLSRSQKLAKLKLIACEKLCQLDGLEGLKSLEELDITGCNAIESLPDLSRLQKLRDLELKACEKVRQLDGLGQLESLVKLDVGGCKAIESLPNLSRLQRLRVLKTEGCEKLR, encoded by the exons ATGGTAAGATTTATCCTTCAAACACTGCCGGGGGCTTCTTGGGCGGTAGTACTTACTGCCATAGGATCAGTGCTGCTTTCATCTGTTTACCTGCTGCGTACCCTTTTCCTCGGGAGGAAGAAACCATCACCGGTTGCTAGTTCTATCCATGTGGATGATGCAAATCTGCAG CAGGAGTCCGCAGGTCCTGAGTTGGGGCAAGTGACAGCGCTGTCATCTCGTTCCAGCTCAGCCCCGGCTGATCCTGGACAAGAGTTTGAAGTTTTCTTGAGCTTCAGGGGAGAGGACAACCGCAAAACGTTCACCGACTGCCTATACCACAGCCTGACAGAAGCAGGGATCCGTGCCTTCAGGGACAATGAAGAGCTCCATGTTGGGGAGGAGATCGGGACCAAACTCATGAGATCCATTAAGCAGTCGAAGATCTGCATACCCATTTTCTCTAAAGGTTATGCTTCGAGCAAGTGGTGCCTTAAGGAGGTGACTGAGATGGTGAAGTGCATGAAGGAGGCTACTGAACATCTGATCATGCCGATCTTCCTAGATGTCACGCCTGATGAGGTCCAACACCAAACTGGATGCTATGCTGAAGCATTCTGCAGGCATGAGAAGAAGTATGACCTGGAGACAGTGCAGGGGTGGAGGGATGCCCTCAAAGAGATTGTCAAATTGAAGGGTCTGGAGCTCAGCGAAGTGGCAAACGG AAATCATGGAGAATTCATTAAGTTGGTGGTTGCAAGGGTTCTGAGAGAACTGAAGCAAGCCAACTTGAATGTGAGTGAGATCTTAGTTGGAATCGACGATCATGTGGAAGAAGTTATACAACTATTGGAGGTTGGCTTAAAAGATGTTCGCGCTGTGGGCATCTGGGGCATGGGCGGCATCGGAAAGACGACTCTTGCCAAGGTCATCTACAACAAACTTCTGGATCAGTTTGAGTGTTGTTGCTTCCTCAATGATGTTCGGGAAATCTCCGAAAAGAAGGGTCTCCCGTCCTTGCAAACAAAACTGGCCTCAGACATCTTAAGGGGCAACCATGAAGAATTTGCTAATGTTGACAGAGGAATCAATGTACTTAAGAAAAGGCTTCGCGACAGGAAGGCCCTCATTCTTCTTGATGACGTTGATAACATTAGCCAACTTAAAGCGCTAGCATCAGATCCTGGCTGGTTTGGTCCAGGAAGTCGGATTATTTTCACAACTAGAGAAAGGGAAGTTCTCAATCTATTTCAGAACTGCTCTATTTATGAAGCCGAACTATTGAGTGAAGATCAAGCTTTAGAACTCTTCTCTAAGCATGCATTTGGAGATGCCTTGCCCTCGACTGAATTTTACAATCTGTCCTGCGGTATCGTGAAGAGAACGGGAAGGCTTCCCCTGGCGCTTGAGGTCATAGGTTCATTTTTATCCGCCTATCGTGGATGCATGGACATTTGGAAGGATACAGTGGAGCAGTTGAAGAGATCAGAGCCTAAAATGGATGTGCTAGATAATTTGATGATCAGTTACAAATCGTTGGAATACAAACAACAGCAGATATTTCTAGATATTGCATGTTTTTTCTCCCGAGCAAATGTTAGAGACCTGATTCCCATGTGGGATGACTGTGGCTTTTCTCCAACAGTTGCGATTGAAATCCTCCAGCTAAAGTCTCTGATTAAAATCCGAGATGGCAACACTCTTTGGATGCACGATCAGCTTGTAGACCTCGGGAGGAATATTGTGGAACAAGAAAACTACAAAGAACCGGAGCAACGAAGTAGGCTgtggagaagtgaagaagCTATTGATGTATTAATCGGACATCAG GGAAGCTCAAAAGTTGAAGCTGCTGCAATTTCGACATATACAGGAAGAGTTACTTTCACGAATGAATGTTTTAAGAATCTATCAAAGCTAAGGGTTCTTCAGCTGCATGGTGTTGAACTTGACGGAACCTTTCTGCATTTTCTGCCAAAGCTGAGATGGTTCAGATGGCTGACGATGAGCGCGTCTCTGCCGGCTAATTTGCATCTAAGTTATTTAACTTCCCTTGATCTATCACACGGCAGAATTGATGGGGACTCGATCAGTTGGAGCTCAATCAAG ATGGGGAAGTTAAAAATTCTTAATCTATCATACTGCTGGAAACTCAAAAGAAGTCCTGATTTTTCCGCATTTCCAGCCTTGGAGAGATTGATTCTTCAATCCTGCTATCTTTTGGAATTGGTTGACTCATCAATAGGGCTTCTCAAAGCTTTGAAACATGTAGATATGAGGAATTGCCGGAGACTAAGGAAGCTGCCAGAGCAGTTGGGTTCTTTGGAGTCATTGACTGAGCTTCTCATTGACGgaacttctatatatataataccgATATCAAAAGGTATGAAGAAACTTGAGATTTTATCTGCCAATAATTGCTGCTTCCTTAATGGAATTCCAGAGTCAGTTGGATCCCTGATAAAGCTAAAGCGGCTGTCACTAGCACAGTGTCGTGCTTTAACTAAACTCCCGGACTCCGTTGGGCAGTTAAGCTCCTTAGTAGAGCTGAACTTGGAGGGATCTGGAGTAGCCCGTTTACCGAGGACTCTTGGAAATTTAGATAGGCTTGAAGTACTAGCCGTTGGCTGTGCTTCGATGAGGAAAGTTCAAGACAATCTCAGGGGCCTCTCGAATTTAAGAAGGGAGAGATCACACTTCAGAAGGGTTAAGAGCACTCCTGCATACATTAGTAGCTTTTCTCATACTCAGAAAGGTGTTGGTGATTTTTTTGGCCCATATAGTGAAAGATCCCTGGGCTCCTCGATGCTCACTTTCCTAGATCTCTCGGGATCGGTTGACTTAAAAGAATTGTATCTATGTGGGGATTTTCTTAAGGAAGAATGCCTGGCTAAGCTATGCAAATTGGAGATATTGGTTTTGATATCAGTAAACATCAGCACTGTTCCTAAAGAGATTGGCGCCTTCTCTTCGCtggaaataattaatatctCTGCTTGCAAAGAACTCAAATGCCTTCCTACCCTTCCTGCAAGTCTGCTTTCGCTCAAAGTTATTCAGTGTCCATTACTCGAGAGGTTTCCAAATGTTTCCAACCTGAAGAAACTGATGGAATTACATGTGCATTCCTGCTTCATCCTCAGGGAAATCGCCGGCCTTGCCAATCTAATCTCCCTGTATTCTCTGGAGATACACGACTGCCCTATAGCTATGCTTGATGGTCTTGAAAATCTTGAATCTTTAAATATATTGTCTGTTACATCCTGCAATGTTGTAAGACTGCCAGAATTGTCCAGGTCGAAGAATTTGTGGCGCATATATGCTTCGGATAACAGGCAGCTAGTCGAGATTCAAGGCCTTAACAATTTGTGCAAGGTAAAAACTGTAGACCTCTCCAACTGCACATCCCTAGGGCGATTACCGAAATTATCTGACCTGGAGTCATTGGAGAGGTTGGACATCAGCAATTGCAAGGCAATTGAAAGCCTACCTGATCTGGCAAGGTCGCAGAACCTAACAAAGTTGGAACTGAAAGCATGCGAGAAGTTGTGCCAGCTTGATGGACTGGAAGAATTGAAGTGCCTGGAAGAACTGGAAATAATAGGGTGCAATGCAATTGAAAGCCTACCTGATCTATCAAGATTGCAGAGGTTAAAGACTCTGAAAATTGAAGCATGTGAGAAGTTGAGCCAACTTTCGGGGCTCGGGGAATTGAAATCTCTGTTGGAGTTGGACATAAGACGGTGCATATCAATTGAGAGGCTACCTGATCTGTCAAAGCCACAGATATTGTCATTTCTGAACATAGAAGCGTGTGAAAAGTTGTACGCATTCGAGGGGCTTGGATTAAAGTTACTGTACAAACTGGTCATAAAGGATTGCAAGGCAATTGAAAGCCTACCTGatctggcaaggttgcagaagaTAACAAAGTTGGAACTGAAAGCATGCGAGAAGTTGTGCCAGCTTGATGGACTGGAAGAATTGAAGTCACTGGACAAACTGGTCATAAAGGATTGCAAGGCAATTGAAAGCCTACCTGATCtatcaaggttgcaagggttCTTTGCTCTGAGAATAGAAGCATGCGAGAAGTTGCACCGACTTAATGGACTGGAAGAATTGAAGTCCCTGGAAGAACTGGACATAATAGGGTGCAAGGCAATTGAAAGCCTACCTGATCTATCAAGGTTGCAGAAGCTAGAAAGGTTGGAACTGAAAGCATGCGAGAAGGTATGCCAACTTGATGGACTGGAAGAATTGAAGTCCCTGGAAGAACTGGACATAATAGGGTGCAATGCAATTGAAAGCCTACCTGATCTATCAAGATTGCAGAGGTTAAAGACTCTGAAAATCGAAGCATGTGAGAAGTTGAGCCAACTTTCGGGGCTCGGGGAACTGAAATCTCTGTTGGAGTTGGACATAAGACGGTGCATATCAGAAAAGTTGTACGCATTCGAGGGGCTTGGATTGGAGTCACTGTACAAACTGGTCATAAAGGATTGCAAGGCAATTGAAAGCCTACCTGATCTGTCAAGGTCGCAGAAGCTAGCAAAGTTGGAACTGAAAGCATGCGAGAAGTTGTGCCAGCTTGATGGACTGGAAGAATTGAAGTCCCTGGAAGAACTGGACATAACAGGGTGCAATGCAATTGAAAGCCTACCTGATCTATCAAGGTCGCAGAAGCTAGCAAAGTTGAAACTGATAGCATGCGAGAAGTTGTGCCAGCTTGATGGACTGGAAGAATTGAAGTCCCTGAAAAAACTGGACATAACAGGGTGCAATGCAATTGAAAGCCTACCTGATCTATCAAGGTCGCAGAAGCTAGCAAAGTTGAAACTGATAGCATGCGAGAAGTTGTGCCAGCTTGATGGACTGGAAGAATTGAAGTCCCTGAAAAAACTGGACATAACAGGGTGCAATGCAATTGAAAGCCTACCTGATCTATCAAGGTCGCAGAAGCTAGCAAAGTTGAAACTGATAGCATGCGAGAAGTTGTGCCAGCTTGATGGACTGGAAGGATTGAAGTCCCTGGAAGAACTGGACATAACAGGGTGCAATGCAATTGAAAGCCTACCTGATCTATCAAGGTTGCAGAAGTTACGAGATTTGGAACTGAAAGCATGCGAGAAGGTACGCCAACTTGATGGACTGGGACAATTGGAGTCCCTGGTAAAACTGGACGTAGGGGGGTGCAAAGCAATCGAGAGTCTACCGAATCTGTCAAGGTTGCAGAGGCTAAGAGTGTTGAAAACAGAAGGATGCGAGAAGTTGCGATAA
- the LOC116196372 gene encoding TMV resistance protein N-like, translating to MYDNVLWWACFALLSTAASVLLSVLLFPAFSSSRTLRLRINEEGPESAASGPTPRGTSPIVDPKGFDYEVFLSFRGTDTRKGFTDFLYNSLKDAGVRVFRDDEELRVGEEIGPELLEGIRKSKISIPIFSKDYASSKWCLKELAFMVECRTTRKQLVMPVFYDVTPNEVRHQTGTYEKSFSQHVRKYGPLVVQHWRDALAEIGALKGWELKNIANGHQGKLVKLVVAKVLKELKKAYLVVSDNIVGIDDHVEAITRLLEVDAGDVRIIGIHGIGGVGKTTIAKVIYNQLLDRFDSCSFLKDIRETALQHKGLEYLQSLLISMILRCERQELTSVDEGTYELKHRLRNKKVLILLDDVDRRNQLNALAAELDWFGPGSRIIVTTRNRDVLPQASAAYEVRELQPRQAFLLFCKHAFRNDLPSTEFVDISYNVVETTGGLPLALEVIGSFLAGKRMAVWEDALKKLKRIPRTEVQEKLKISYEALDHEQKQIFLDVACLFIGIDVRIAVHMWEDCEFFPNEGIEVLCLMSLIKIGDDHELWMHDQLRDLGREIVRQENYNEPGKRSRLWRTEEAVDVLERQEGSANVEAIRLNFGIELVDYCFGNEELMNLSNLRFLQLDSANLTGDFRRLLSKLRWLCWLILSSAVQPANLHLKNLVILDLSYSSIREDWSGWISIKMSVKLKVLDLTGCRDLQRTPDFSSFLALERLILEDCRSLAVVDPSIRHLKHLVFLNLRKCLKLKKLPAQLSSMKALTELLIDGSGIKEIPISGAMRKLEILCGRGCKDLTQLPDSIGRSTSLVDLVLDSASISKLPDSIGSLVKLRHLSLKNCESLGELPDSIGHMSSLTELNLSDTKVRRLPSSVGNLSNLEVLNIDGSLVEEFPVTLWMLDNLEKINASKCKELKGNIPDELRRLSSLKLLTLNHTQVDSLPTSIGGLSHLQSLDLTGCKRLQTLPELPDSLICLWVTCKSMVSFPSLSRLTNLRELCFSKCYKLEQVPPEIGKLFKLEKLVISKLRISTLPEEIGALSQLKELSVQDCIEVVCLPVLPAGLYKLNVSDCYSFQTLPDLSNSKKLSELRLCECSELREVPGLGDLLLLAKLEIISCPMLANLDGLEKLEFLRFLTISKCESIERLPDLSKLRKLPSLHASHCQNLVEVPGLESLDGLESLYMQYSTSLEKLPKLSNVKLLYLAWCKKLHDLSELEELESLELLNLAGCKAIRRLPNLLNLQRLRALEVQGCENLQEIPGLEELKSLRTLNISDCPLLENIPSLPNVTVTR from the exons ATGTACGATAATGTCTTATGGTGGGCCTGCTTTGCCCTTCTCTCCACAGCAGCTTCAGTTCTCCTCTCCGTTCTCCTCTTCCCTGCTTTCTCTTCAAGCAGAACCCTTAGGCTTAGGATCAACGAGGAGGGCCCAGAATCTGCTGCGAGCGGTCCGACACCGCGAGGGACTAGTCCCATTGTCGATCCGAAAGGGTTCGATTACGAGGTGTTCCTGAGCTTCAGGGGAACAGACACCCGCAAGGGATTCACTGATTTCCTCTATAACAGCCTTAAAGATGCTGGGGTCCGCGTGTTCAGGGATGACGAGGAGCTCCGGGTTGGGGAAGAGATCGGGCCCGAGCTTCTTGAGGGCATCAGGAAGTCGAAGATCTCGATACCGATATTCTCCAAGGACTACGCCTCGAGCAAATGGTGCCTCAAGGAGCTGGCTTTTATGGTGGAGTGCCGAACCACAAGGAAGCAATTGGTGATGCCGGTTTTCTATGACGTCACCCCGAACGAAGTCCGGCACCAAACTGGGACCTATGAGAAATCGTTCTCGCAGCATGTGAGGAAGTATGGTCCGTTAGTCGTTCAGCACTGGAGGGATGCTCTCGCTGAGATTGGTGCCTTAAAGGGTTGGGAGTTGAAGAACATCGCCAATGG ACACCAGGGAAAACTAGTAAAGTTAGTGGTTGCGAAGGTCTTGAAAGAATTGAAAAAAGCTTATCTTGTCGTGTCTGATAACATAGTTGGAATTGACGATCATGTGGAAGCAATTACAAGATTGCTAGAGGTTGATGCTGGTGATGTGCGTATCATCGGGATACATGGCATAGGTGGCGTTGGTAAGACAACCATCGCCAAGGTCATCTATAATCAGCTGTTGGATCGTTTCGACAGTTGCAGCTTCCTCAAAGATATCCGAGAAACAGCACTTCAACACAAGGGTCTCGAATATCTGCAAAGCCTATTGATCTCTATGATCTTAAGGTGTGAGCGACAGGAATTAACTAGCGTCGATGAAGGAACCTATGAGCTGAAACACAGGTTACGTAACAAGAAAGTTCTCATTCTTCTTGATGATGTTGATAGGAGGAATCAACTGAATGCACTTGCAGCAGAACTTGATTGGTTTGGTCCTGGAAGCAGAATCATTGTAACAACTAGAAACAGGGATGTTCTACCTCAAGCAAGTGCAGCTTATGAAGTCAGAGAACTGCAGCCTCGTCAagcttttttacttttctgcaagcATGCATTCAGAAATGACTTGCCCTCAACTGAATTTGTTGATATATCGTATAATGTCGTGGAGACAACTGGTGGGCTACCTTTAGCCCTTGAGGTCATAGGCTCCTTTCTCGCTGGAAAACGCATGGCTGTGTGGGAAGACGCGTTAAAGAAGTTGAAAAGAATACCTCGTACTGAAGTCCAAGAAAAGTTGAAGATAAGCTATGAAGCATTAGATCATGAGCAGAAACAAATATTCCTTGACGTTGCTTGTCTTTTCATCGGAATTGATGTGCGGATCGCAGTTCACATGTGGGAAGATTGTGAATTTTTCCCCAATGAAGGAATTGAAGTCCTTTGTCTAATGTCTCTGATTAAAATAGGCGATGACCATGAGCTATGGATGCATGATCAACTCAGAGACCTCGGGAGAGAAATCGTTCGTCAAGAAAACTACAATGAGCCAGGGAAGCGAAGCAGATTATGGCGTACTGAAGAAGCAGTGGATGTGCTTGAGAGACAAGAG GGATCAGCAAATGTCGAAGCGATCCGTCTGAATTTCGGGATTGAGTTGGTAGACTACTGCTTCGGAAATGAAGAGTTAATGAACTTATCAAATCTGAGGTTCCTTCAACTGGATTCTGCCAACCTTACTGGAGATTTTCGCCGTCTGCTGTCAAAGTTAAGATGGCTCTGTTGGCTCATATTAAGCTCTGCAGTTCAGCCAGCAAATTTACATCTAAAGAATCTAGTTATTCTTGATCTATCATATAGCAGCATAAGAGAGGATTGGAGCGGTTGGATCTCAATTAAG ATGTCAGTCAAGTTGAAAGTTCTAGATCTCACGGGTTGCCGAGATCTACAGCGGACTCCTGATTTCTCATCCTTTTTAGCGTTGGAGCGGTTGATTCTCGAAGACTGCAGAAGTTTGGCTGTGGTTGACCCGTCAATTAGACATCTCAAGCATCTGGTTTTCTTAAACCTGAGGAAATGCTTGAAACTCAAGAAGCTGCCTGCACAGTTGAGTTCTATGAAAGCATTAACTGAGCTTCTCATTGATGGAAGTGGAATTAAAGAAATACCCATCTCAGGAGCTATGAGAAAGCTTGAAATTCTATGTGGCAGAGGGTGCAAGGACCTGACTCAGCTTCCTGATTCAATTGGTCGCTCGACTTCTCTGGTGGACCTTGTATTGGATTCTGCTAGTATAAGCAAACTTCCGGACTCGATTGGGTCCTTGGTGAAACTGAGGCACCTGTCTTTGAAGAACTGCGAGTCATTAGGAGAACTTCCAGACTCCATCGGTCATATGAGTTCATTGACTGAGCTAAACTTGTCAGATACTAAAGTACGAAGATTGCCCAGTTCTGTTGGAAACTTAAGCAATTTGGAAGTGCTTAATATTGATGGTAGTCTTGTGGAGGAGTTTCCTGTCACTCTTTGGATGCTGGATAatcttgaaaaaataaatgcctCCAAGTGTAAGGAATTGAAAGGGAACATTCCCGACGAGCTTCGGAGACTGTCATCATTGAAACTCTTGACATTAAACCACACACAAGTCGATAGCCTTCCAACTAGCATTGGCGGGCTTTCCCATCTCCAGAGTCTTGATTTAACAGGATGCAAGAGGCTGCAGACTCTTCCAGAGCTTCCAGATAGCTTAATTTGTCTGTGGGTTACCTGTAAATCAATGGTTTCCTTCCCAAGCCTCTCTCGTCTCACTAACTTAAGGGAACTTTGTTTCTCGAAATGTTATAAACTCGAGCAAGTTCCTCCAGAGATAGGGAAACTATTCAAGTTGGAGAAGTTGGTAATCTCAAAGTTACGCATTAGCACCTTACCAGAAGAGATCGGTGCCCTTTCTCAACTGAAAGAACTCTCTGTTCAGGATTGCATTGAAGTTGTCTGCCTCCCTGTGCTTCCCGCGGGACTCTACAAGCTGAACGTATCGGACTGTTACTCCTTTCAGACACTGCCAGATCTTTCAAATTCGAAGAAATTATCAGAATTAAGGCTATGTGAGTGCTCCGAGCTAAGGGAAGTTCCAGGCCTTGGAGATTTATTACTCTTGGCAAAGCTTGAGATAATTAGCTGCCCTATGTTGGCTAATCTCGATGGGCTTGAGAAGCTAGAGTTTCTGAGATTTTTGACAATATCAAAATGTGAATCAATCGAGAGACTTCCTGATTTGTCGAAGTTGAGGAAGTTGCCCTCACTTCATGCTTCACACTGCCAGAACCTTGTAGAAGTTCCGGGCCTCGAGAGTTTAGATGGTCTAGAAAGTCTGTACATGCAATACTCCACGTCCTTGGAAAAGCTGCCGAAACTATCGAATGTGAAACTTTTATATCTCGCATGGTGCAAGAAGCTTCATGATCTTTCGGAGCTCGAGGAATTGGAGTCCTTGGAGTTGCTGAACCTCGCTGGATGTAAAGCAATTAGAAGGTTGCCTAATTTATTGAACCTGCAGAGGTTAAGAGCACTGGAAGTGCAAGGTTGTGAAAATCTTCAGGAGATTCCGGGCCTGGAGGAACTGAAGTCCCTGAGAACATTGAATATTTCCGACTGTCCATTGCTCGAGAACATTCCGAGTCTTCCTAATGTAACAGTAACACGTTGA
- the LOC116196385 gene encoding uncharacterized protein LOC116196385 encodes MASLSLHRISLNTLPFPRKVQHHPSSSPPYQLHFTFQPRTPISCTSKKLTDAALSSELAAELAKLNIQKAQKQEAMKKSREVLFSEICKSVSFKEEEMRKKWRRMEEEERWGLVKEFVGHWGARFQPLSARSVKEMIEEYLNEVEDKEGSRSNGGSSFFPGLKRLMGFPEDM; translated from the coding sequence ATGGCGTCATTAAGCCTCCACCGAATTTCCCTAAACACCCTTCCCTTTCCAAGGAAAGTGCAACACCATCCCTCGTCTTCCCCACCATACCAGTTGCACTTCACCTTCCAGCCCAGAACTCCCATCTCCTGCACCAGCAAGAAGCTCACGGATGCAGCCCTGTCATCGGAGCTTGCCGCTGAGCTCGCGAAACTCAACATCCAGAAGGCCCAGAAGCAGGAGGCCATGAAGAAGAGCAGGGAAGTCCTGTTCTCTGAGATCTGCAAGTCTGTCTCTTtcaaggaggaggagatgagGAAGAAGTGGAGGAGgatggaggaggaagagaggtGGGGATTGGTCAAGGAGTTTGTGGGTCATTGGGGCGCGAGGTTTCAACCCCTGTCTGCGAGGTCTGTGAAGGAGATGATCGAAGAGTACCTGAATGAAGTGGAGGACAAGGAAGGTTCAAGGTCCAATGGCGGTTCATCATTCTTTCCTGGGCTGAAGAGATTGATGGGCTTCCCCGAGGATATGTGA